In Dehalococcoidales bacterium, the genomic window CCGCGCGGTTAAACTGCAATATCCCGCTTTGTAAACCACCAGGCTCCAGCAACCGAACAAAAAGCTATCGTAATTCCAAAGAATAAAACATTAAAAATCCCCAGACTTCCATCAGCTAATGCGGCGTTATAATCGTAGTAATGGAAAAAAGAAACGTATTTTAGCCATTCCAGATTTTCGCTTAGCAGTGCCATAACATTTAATACATACATCACCAGAAGGATACCACCACAGGCCATATAAACCCGGCTTCTTTCAGAAAATATTGCCGAAAACAGCATCCCCATACTGAATATCGCCCATCCAAACAGGAAGGATATTGCGGCTACCAGCGCAAAATTGGCAAAGTTATAGCTGACTGCGTGCATCGGGGCCAGTGCGACAATGGCAAATATGGAAACTATCGTAAATACCAGCAATGAGACAAGGCCTGCCGTGTATTTGCCCAGAAACAGTTTAAGCCTGGATACCGGCTTTGAAAGTATTAGTTCTGCTGTTCCCTTTTCTATTTCGCCAGCCAAACCCGAACCTGCAATAGAAAGTAGCAGAAAAATAGCCATTAAAGGCCACACCAGGCTGAAATGCTCCATTGCCAGAAACTGCTCTATAGTAGAAAAACCCAGGCTTTCAATACCTAGCGCCTTATAGAAAGCCTCCGGGAATGATTCAAGCATTTTCTCAAACGCTTCTGCATTTTTCTGCATGGAAGGAAACAACGCGACGTACATCCATATGAATATCAAGCCGGTGATTGAATAAACCGCAAGAGAAATTTTCCTGTCTTTAATCGTTCTCCAAAAAATATTTAACATGATTATTCTTCCGAGTTGGAATAGTATTCCAAAAATATATCTTCCAGTGAGGGCTGCGATATTT contains:
- a CDS encoding ABC transporter permease subunit → MLNIFWRTIKDRKISLAVYSITGLIFIWMYVALFPSMQKNAEAFEKMLESFPEAFYKALGIESLGFSTIEQFLAMEHFSLVWPLMAIFLLLSIAGSGLAGEIEKGTAELILSKPVSRLKLFLGKYTAGLVSLLVFTIVSIFAIVALAPMHAVSYNFANFALVAAISFLFGWAIFSMGMLFSAIFSERSRVYMACGGILLVMYVLNVMALLSENLEWLKYVSFFHYYDYNAALADGSLGIFNVLFFGITIAFCSVAGAWWFTKRDIAV